The following are encoded together in the Halopseudomonas salegens genome:
- the gspM gene encoding type II secretion system protein GspM, with translation MNDWWSGLVPRERIIVIAGLAVLAVIVLWLWVWEPLSTNRSELQAEVSRLSTDVAWMQQQADQVRRRANMESGKPQRDSNGSVLTLVEVSANAAGIRQPLERVQPESGGARLWFDGVGFDALVGWLGELERQHGLQVSQLALDVGSEPGQVSARVLVEPQP, from the coding sequence ATGAATGACTGGTGGTCGGGGTTGGTCCCCCGTGAACGCATAATCGTCATAGCCGGCCTGGCTGTATTGGCTGTCATCGTACTCTGGCTTTGGGTATGGGAACCGTTGAGCACCAATCGCAGTGAGCTGCAGGCAGAAGTGAGTCGTTTGTCTACCGATGTCGCCTGGATGCAGCAACAGGCTGATCAGGTCCGCCGTCGGGCCAACATGGAAAGCGGCAAGCCCCAGCGCGACAGCAATGGCTCAGTCTTGACGCTGGTCGAAGTGTCGGCCAATGCAGCGGGTATCCGCCAGCCGCTGGAGCGGGTGCAGCCTGAATCCGGGGGCGCGCGCTTGTGGTTTGACGGTGTTGGTTTTGATGCGCTGGTAGGTTGGTTGGGTGAACTGGAACGTCAACACGGTTTGCAGGTGAGTCAATTGGCGCTAGATGTCGGCAGTGAACCGGGCCAGGTCTCGGCGCGTGTGCTGGTGGAGCCACAGCCATGA
- the gspL gene encoding type II secretion system protein GspL, whose product MLIVLLPDSLPAPAEADAVQPALCWWQLERDGSLLAHGVDSLADLHARFAQTRVRALAPAMAVSLYRITMPARRGAAQRAALPYALEDQLSEDIDGLHFVAGPRTPNDELVAAVVSHDLMQQWQALLQLPGWRLEAIVPAPRIFSPLAPEQGVRLQECVWPDGQVQVVLTAADQEPQLMEPELVGFWLQRRLHGEPELAIELLGLSAGQLGLSSSTTIDEYPAKPLDWATLLRSLQGSNPACNLLTGAYATSLAAPPWRKLRPVMALAAAIVLLVLAQVLIEWRALDQERDRLQVQMLQIFSNSLPSTPPVDPVNQFREVLSGGAAVSGGPSMGPLLHDVLQVVQAHADAQIVSLRGTLTAVELELQVASFAELESIRAALSEQPNLREDLQGADSTSDGVSARLRVQRSES is encoded by the coding sequence ATGTTGATAGTGTTATTACCGGACAGCCTGCCAGCACCCGCCGAAGCTGATGCTGTGCAGCCAGCCTTGTGCTGGTGGCAGCTTGAGCGTGATGGCAGCCTGCTTGCGCACGGGGTCGACAGCCTGGCGGATTTGCACGCCCGGTTTGCCCAGACCCGCGTCCGTGCGCTGGCGCCGGCCATGGCAGTCAGCCTGTACCGGATCACTATGCCGGCGCGCCGCGGGGCAGCACAACGGGCAGCCTTGCCTTACGCACTGGAAGACCAGTTGAGTGAGGACATTGATGGCCTGCATTTTGTCGCCGGGCCGCGGACGCCCAACGATGAATTGGTCGCCGCCGTAGTCAGCCATGACCTGATGCAGCAGTGGCAGGCATTGTTGCAGCTTCCGGGTTGGCGACTTGAAGCCATAGTCCCGGCGCCGCGGATTTTTTCCCCACTGGCCCCGGAGCAGGGGGTGCGTCTGCAGGAGTGCGTCTGGCCGGACGGTCAGGTGCAGGTTGTGCTGACCGCCGCCGACCAGGAACCGCAATTGATGGAGCCTGAGCTGGTTGGTTTCTGGCTGCAGCGTCGACTGCATGGTGAGCCTGAACTTGCGATCGAGCTGCTTGGTCTGTCGGCTGGGCAATTGGGATTGTCGTCGTCGACCACCATAGACGAATATCCTGCCAAACCACTGGACTGGGCGACCTTGCTGCGTTCGTTACAGGGGAGCAACCCGGCCTGCAATCTGTTGACCGGTGCGTACGCGACCAGCCTGGCGGCGCCACCCTGGCGCAAACTGCGCCCCGTCATGGCTTTGGCCGCGGCCATCGTACTCCTGGTGCTGGCGCAGGTACTGATCGAGTGGCGTGCCCTGGACCAGGAGCGTGACCGCCTGCAAGTACAGATGTTGCAAATCTTCTCCAACAGTTTGCCATCCACACCACCGGTGGACCCGGTGAACCAGTTTCGTGAGGTGCTGAGCGGAGGCGCCGCGGTTTCCGGTGGGCCGAGCATGGGCCCCTTGCTGCATGATGTTTTACAGGTGGTACAAGCCCATGCGGATGCGCAGATTGTGAGCTTGCGAGGCACCCTGACTGCCGTAGAGCTCGAGTTGCAGGTGGCGTCTTTTGCCGAACTGGAAAGCATACGCGCCGCTTTGAGCGAGCAGCCGAATTTGAGAGAGGATCTGCAGGGCGCGGACTCGACCAGCGACGGAGTCAGTGCCCGCTTGCGTGTGCAAAGGAGTGAGTCATGA
- a CDS encoding type II secretion system protein GspK — protein MRRRQGGVALVTALLVVALAASAAAAMALRGQADIRRTSAVFERDMSRHIALGAEKMVLQLLEQVEGPDDLPWDTCRSPSLPFDVDSVRLQATLDDMRCRYNLNALAGADEAEQGDFARLVDRVGQESGVDMPSGALLAVAVSDWMDAESDDPRYRLQEPARVSGNRNFILAAELANVPGMNEEAWLALAPYVTAYPGRSSPIDLERSSELMQEVFSGRGVGGEGPWFMRLQIVAEFADRRFYQCTLLDAPNGIVVLREQTACEP, from the coding sequence ATGAGGCGCAGGCAGGGTGGGGTCGCTTTGGTGACGGCACTGCTGGTGGTCGCCCTGGCAGCCAGCGCGGCTGCGGCCATGGCGCTGCGCGGGCAGGCGGATATCCGTCGTACCAGTGCAGTATTCGAGCGTGACATGTCGCGCCATATTGCGCTTGGCGCGGAGAAAATGGTGTTGCAACTGCTGGAGCAAGTGGAAGGGCCGGATGATTTGCCGTGGGATACCTGCCGTTCACCGAGCTTGCCCTTTGATGTGGATTCCGTGCGACTGCAGGCCACGCTGGATGACATGCGCTGCCGTTACAACCTCAATGCCCTCGCGGGGGCAGATGAGGCCGAGCAAGGGGATTTTGCTCGACTGGTTGACCGGGTCGGACAAGAAAGCGGGGTAGATATGCCCAGTGGAGCGCTTTTGGCGGTAGCCGTCAGCGACTGGATGGATGCCGAATCTGACGACCCGCGCTATCGCCTGCAGGAGCCAGCCAGGGTGTCGGGTAATCGCAACTTTATACTTGCAGCGGAACTGGCCAATGTGCCGGGGATGAATGAAGAAGCCTGGTTGGCGCTGGCGCCCTATGTGACGGCTTACCCGGGGCGTAGCAGCCCGATTGACCTCGAGCGCAGCAGTGAGCTGATGCAGGAGGTCTTTTCCGGGCGTGGTGTTGGCGGGGAGGGACCCTGGTTTATGCGTTTGCAGATTGTGGCCGAGTTTGCTGATCGGCGTTTTTACCAGTGCACCCTGCTGGATGCACCCAATGGCATCGTGGTTTTGCGCGAACAAACGGCTTGCGAGCCCTGA
- the gspJ gene encoding type II secretion system minor pseudopilin GspJ, whose product MIRVTRNQAGFTLLEILVALAVFAVMSIMAHQGLRAILDADHITRGQSQRLADLQVTLSVLERDLAQVISSSTRDEYGDRLPPLRLRPGSDAVRLELVRSGAGGSERLRRTAWVLHERGLERELWPGVDVVDPESKRLQRFADLVDEDEQLGINSSFYFLVRTDSGIERVDSWPPADGSDSARLPLAIELVLDLPQLGEVRRLMAVGL is encoded by the coding sequence ATGATCAGAGTTACGCGGAATCAGGCGGGCTTTACCCTGCTGGAAATTCTGGTTGCACTGGCCGTATTTGCGGTCATGAGCATCATGGCCCATCAGGGGCTGCGGGCGATACTGGATGCCGACCACATCACGCGGGGGCAATCTCAGCGTCTGGCTGATTTGCAAGTGACACTGAGCGTGCTGGAGCGCGACCTGGCTCAAGTCATCAGCAGCAGTACGCGGGATGAATACGGTGACCGCTTGCCACCGCTGCGTTTGCGTCCCGGCAGTGATGCGGTGCGTCTGGAGTTGGTGCGTTCCGGAGCCGGAGGCAGTGAACGCTTGCGCCGCACTGCCTGGGTGTTGCATGAACGCGGGCTGGAGCGCGAGCTATGGCCAGGGGTGGATGTGGTCGATCCGGAGAGTAAACGCTTGCAGCGATTTGCCGACCTGGTTGACGAAGACGAGCAATTGGGAATCAACAGCAGTTTCTATTTCCTGGTGCGCACTGACAGCGGTATTGAACGCGTGGATTCCTGGCCACCGGCGGATGGCAGCGACAGTGCGCGTTTGCCGCTGGCGATCGAGCTGGTGCTGGATTTACCGCAACTGGGTGAAGTACGGCGGTTGATGGCGGTGGGTTTATGA
- the gspI gene encoding type II secretion system minor pseudopilin GspI translates to MKRSLERGFTLLEVLVALTVLGVALAALVKSGADHARNSAYLQERTMAHWAGQNILAEYETGMRQASPGERSGQAEMGPYRFAYQLEITDYAPQAALPLPTVRRIDVRLWLAEQGEEQQRATVSGFVLP, encoded by the coding sequence ATGAAGCGCAGCCTTGAGCGTGGATTTACCCTGCTGGAAGTGCTGGTTGCGCTCACCGTACTGGGTGTCGCGCTGGCTGCTCTGGTCAAGAGTGGCGCGGATCATGCGCGCAATAGCGCCTATCTGCAGGAGCGCACCATGGCCCACTGGGCCGGGCAGAATATCCTGGCTGAGTATGAAACCGGCATGCGTCAGGCGTCTCCGGGGGAGCGTAGTGGTCAGGCCGAGATGGGGCCTTACCGTTTCGCCTATCAGCTGGAAATCACTGATTACGCCCCGCAAGCAGCTTTGCCCTTGCCCACCGTACGACGTATAGATGTGCGTCTCTGGCTGGCGGAGCAGGGCGAAGAACAGCAACGCGCCACCGTCAGCGGGTTTGTGTTGCCATGA
- a CDS encoding prepilin-type N-terminal cleavage/methylation domain-containing protein, protein MQRCARQPRAVSHGFTILELLVVLLLLGIIVSMATLAIGDGAERQMRSESERLAGLLRLVRDEQMITGGGERALGLRPDGYSLLELVILDNASREWQPVQDQQLQPRVFEQGLLEVVLEQEGRRLPLSQTGSWEPHIRLGNTGEMTPSQVILQVPGRNLQQVIDISLDGQVEVINEAQP, encoded by the coding sequence ATGCAGCGTTGTGCCCGGCAACCAAGAGCAGTCAGCCACGGCTTTACCATTCTGGAATTGCTTGTGGTGCTGTTGTTGCTGGGCATTATTGTCAGTATGGCGACTCTGGCGATTGGCGATGGTGCCGAACGCCAGATGCGCAGCGAAAGCGAACGACTGGCCGGGCTGTTGCGACTGGTGCGCGACGAGCAAATGATTACCGGCGGCGGTGAGCGTGCTCTGGGGCTGCGACCGGATGGATACAGCCTGCTGGAACTGGTGATCCTGGATAATGCCAGCCGCGAGTGGCAGCCGGTACAGGATCAGCAGCTGCAGCCCCGGGTATTTGAACAGGGTTTGCTGGAAGTGGTGCTGGAACAGGAAGGCCGTCGCCTCCCCTTGTCCCAGACCGGCAGTTGGGAGCCGCATATCCGTCTGGGCAATACCGGCGAGATGACGCCCTCGCAGGTGATTCTGCAAGTGCCGGGGCGCAATTTGCAGCAGGTTATCGACATCAGTCTGGATGGTCAGGTCGAGGTGATCAATGAAGCGCAGCCTTGA
- the gspG gene encoding type II secretion system major pseudopilin GspG: protein MSAQKTTGRQGGFTLIEVMVVVVILGILAAVVVPRVMDRPDQARITKVQNDLRAIESALNLYRLDNFNYPTTEQGLRALVEMPTGGDAPRNWRQGGYLDRLQQDPWGNDYQYMRPGRDGRDYDVFSYGADGRPGGEGANAVIGNWNADQTR from the coding sequence ATGTCTGCACAGAAAACAACAGGGCGTCAGGGTGGTTTTACTCTGATCGAAGTCATGGTCGTGGTCGTTATTCTCGGCATTCTGGCCGCCGTGGTGGTGCCTCGGGTTATGGACCGCCCGGATCAGGCGCGGATTACCAAGGTACAGAATGATCTGCGGGCCATTGAAAGTGCGCTCAACCTTTACCGGTTGGACAACTTCAATTATCCGACCACTGAACAGGGGCTGCGTGCACTGGTAGAAATGCCGACGGGGGGCGATGCCCCGCGTAACTGGCGGCAGGGCGGCTATCTGGATCGTTTGCAGCAGGACCCCTGGGGCAATGACTATCAATATATGCGCCCAGGGCGTGATGGACGCGATTACGACGTGTTCAGCTATGGTGCCGATGGGCGTCCGGGTGGTGAAGGAGCCAATGCCGTCATCGGAAACTGGAACGCGGACCAGACGCGCTGA
- the gspF gene encoding type II secretion system inner membrane protein GspF encodes MPAFEYVALDARGKTCKGVEEGDSSRQVRSRLRDQGLMPVSVDQVAEKVSWLRLPVFQARVKPLELALATRQMATLARAGMPIEEVLGTVARQSESQRVRNTLSAVRTRVMEGLPLAHALSEFPSVFPAIYRTTIASGEQAGRLDLVLERLADNVEAQNAMRQKILLAMFYPATLTLVAILVTVALLTYVVPEVVQVFAGMNQELPWLTTALIAVSDGLRDWGLLLLAILIGAVFVVRYMLKRPGFRFAWDRTMLRLPLIGRLTRGLNTARFARTLNILAGSGVPLLEALNMSASVITNTPMREAVTDAARRVREGAGVGHSLERSGYFPPMTLSLIKSGESSGTLDDMLERAAETQERELESRIAMVMGVFEPLLILAMGGIVLIIVLAILLPIFELNQLVN; translated from the coding sequence ATGCCGGCTTTTGAGTACGTCGCTCTGGACGCACGGGGCAAGACCTGCAAAGGGGTTGAAGAGGGAGACTCTTCGCGCCAGGTACGTTCACGACTGCGTGATCAGGGTCTGATGCCGGTGTCGGTCGACCAGGTAGCGGAAAAGGTTTCATGGCTGCGTTTGCCGGTTTTCCAGGCCCGCGTCAAACCCCTGGAACTGGCGTTGGCTACCCGGCAAATGGCAACGCTGGCGCGGGCTGGCATGCCGATCGAGGAAGTCTTGGGCACGGTGGCCCGGCAGAGCGAGTCGCAACGGGTTCGCAATACCTTGTCTGCGGTGCGAACCAGGGTAATGGAAGGGCTGCCGCTGGCGCATGCGTTGAGCGAGTTTCCCTCGGTATTTCCCGCTATCTATCGCACCACCATCGCCTCGGGCGAGCAGGCCGGGCGGCTTGATCTGGTGCTGGAGCGACTGGCCGACAATGTGGAAGCGCAGAATGCCATGCGCCAGAAAATCCTCCTGGCCATGTTCTATCCAGCCACACTGACCCTGGTTGCCATACTGGTTACTGTGGCCTTGCTGACCTATGTGGTGCCCGAGGTGGTGCAAGTCTTTGCCGGCATGAATCAGGAGTTGCCCTGGTTGACCACCGCCCTGATTGCAGTCAGTGACGGTTTGCGAGACTGGGGCTTGCTGCTGCTGGCGATACTGATCGGGGCCGTTTTCGTTGTGCGCTACATGCTCAAGCGCCCGGGTTTCCGTTTTGCCTGGGACCGCACCATGCTGCGCTTGCCGTTGATAGGGCGCCTGACGCGTGGTCTGAACACCGCGCGCTTTGCCCGCACACTGAATATTCTGGCGGGGAGTGGTGTGCCGCTACTGGAGGCGCTCAACATGAGCGCCAGCGTGATCACCAACACACCCATGCGGGAAGCGGTTACGGACGCCGCCCGCCGGGTGCGTGAAGGGGCTGGAGTGGGTCACTCGCTGGAGCGCAGTGGCTATTTCCCGCCGATGACCCTGAGTCTGATCAAGAGCGGGGAAAGCAGCGGTACACTGGACGACATGCTCGAGCGTGCAGCCGAAACCCAGGAGCGTGAGCTGGAATCACGCATTGCCATGGTCATGGGGGTTTTCGAGCCTCTGTTGATCCTGGCCATGGGCGGTATTGTTCTCATCATCGTATTGGCGATTCTGTTGCCAATTTTCGAACTCAACCAACTGGTCAACTGA
- the gspE gene encoding type II secretion system ATPase GspE, with translation MSIEQSSISEFAERPEQHAETGYRFARRFGVLAGDLHNDSLEVFVRADCDPQALLELRRRAGHPLQPVLLDDDAFAARLRDRYERSANDAMQFVEGLSDDADLMSVAQSLSEPEDLLESQDEAPIIRLINALLSEAVKENASDIHIEPFENRLSIRMRVDGVLREVLEPPRALAPVIVSRIKVMAKLDIAEKRLPQDGRIGLRLVGRAVDVRVSTLPSGHGERVVLRLLDKQAGRLELRQLGMCEEHYDAMERVISRPHGIVLVTGPTGSGKTTTLYSALMRLNDRSRNILTVEDPIEYYLDGIGQTQINTKVDMTFARGLRAILRQDPDVVMVGEIRDVDTVQIAIQASLTGHLVFSTLHTNTAVGAITRLRDMGVEPFLLSSTLNGVLAQRLVRTLCPDCREAHQASTHECRLMGVDEHQPPTLYRAVGCDACNGTGYRGRTGIYELIEIDDTLRTLIHDGASEQVMVKHARLGQMGIRHDGLRRVLAGQTTLEEVLRVTRED, from the coding sequence ATGAGTATCGAGCAGAGCAGCATCAGCGAATTTGCCGAACGCCCGGAACAGCATGCCGAGACGGGTTACCGATTTGCCCGGCGCTTTGGGGTGCTCGCGGGGGACTTGCACAATGACAGCCTGGAAGTGTTTGTGCGGGCGGATTGCGACCCGCAAGCACTGCTGGAGTTGCGTCGCCGTGCCGGTCATCCGCTGCAACCGGTGTTGCTGGATGATGATGCTTTCGCTGCGCGATTGCGTGATCGTTACGAGCGCTCGGCCAACGATGCCATGCAGTTTGTTGAAGGCCTGAGTGATGATGCCGATCTCATGTCGGTGGCCCAGTCGCTGTCCGAGCCGGAAGACCTGCTCGAGTCGCAGGATGAGGCGCCGATCATTCGGCTGATCAATGCCCTGCTGTCCGAGGCGGTGAAGGAAAATGCCTCGGACATACATATCGAACCCTTTGAAAATCGCCTGTCGATTCGTATGCGCGTCGATGGTGTGTTGCGCGAAGTGCTTGAGCCACCGCGCGCGCTGGCACCGGTCATCGTTTCGCGGATCAAGGTCATGGCCAAGCTGGACATCGCTGAAAAGCGCCTGCCCCAGGATGGTCGTATTGGCTTGCGTCTGGTTGGTCGGGCGGTGGATGTGCGGGTCTCTACGCTGCCCTCCGGGCATGGCGAACGCGTGGTGCTGCGCTTGCTCGACAAGCAGGCGGGGCGCCTGGAGTTGCGTCAGCTGGGTATGTGCGAGGAGCACTATGACGCCATGGAACGTGTCATCAGCCGGCCGCATGGCATCGTGCTGGTCACCGGCCCGACTGGTTCGGGCAAGACGACGACCCTGTATTCAGCCTTGATGCGGCTGAATGATCGCAGCCGCAATATTCTTACGGTAGAAGACCCGATCGAGTATTACCTCGACGGCATCGGCCAGACCCAGATCAATACCAAGGTCGACATGACCTTTGCCCGTGGTTTGCGCGCCATTCTGCGTCAGGATCCGGATGTGGTCATGGTCGGCGAGATCCGTGACGTGGATACCGTGCAGATAGCCATTCAGGCCAGTCTGACCGGTCACCTGGTTTTCTCCACGCTGCACACCAATACCGCAGTGGGTGCGATTACCCGTCTGCGTGACATGGGTGTCGAACCTTTTCTGCTGTCTTCCACGCTGAACGGGGTGCTCGCCCAGCGTCTGGTGCGCACCTTGTGCCCGGATTGCCGTGAAGCACACCAGGCCTCGACCCATGAATGCCGCCTGATGGGCGTGGATGAACATCAGCCACCGACGCTGTACCGGGCGGTTGGCTGTGATGCCTGCAACGGCACAGGGTATCGTGGTCGAACCGGGATTTACGAGCTGATCGAAATTGACGATACGCTGCGCACGCTGATTCACGATGGTGCCAGTGAGCAGGTCATGGTCAAGCATGCGCGGTTGGGGCAAATGGGGATTCGTCATGATGGGCTGCGTCGGGTATTGGCTGGGCAGACCACCCTCGAAGAAGTATTACGCGTAACGCGGGAAGACTGA
- the gspD gene encoding type II secretion system secretin GspD, whose amino-acid sequence MPQFSRRALPLVLSLGLLSAGLSLPVSAMTVENPDEELTLNLRDAEINGLIEIVSQEIGINFIVDPRVRGQVNVVSGAPIRRGDLYDLFLGVLKSYGFAAVEGADGSVRIVPDIQAKENEVPGLTADSRGDDMITHVISVKHINAGQLVRILRPLVPKGGHLAAAAESNSLVIADTAANVRRIQSLIERIDLESMEDFELVKLQHGSAVDMVRIIEGLDAQPGEEFNQRSRLIADERTNTVVLRGDPETRRALRSMIERLDVEGEGGATQVHYLRYANAEEVAEVLRGIAEGRDEPQYQQTGSSSAGGSTSSSSRQQNLIRIQAHESTNSVVIFGPAEISRELSGIIRQLDIRRAQVLVEAVIAEVSYDRARELGVQWGFGNERTGVGIINFNRSQGLLDLGAGINSFLEGNISSPPSIGSGATLGGIGSLGSSQIALLVSALQGDSSSNILSTPSLLTLDNEEAEIVVGQNVPFVVGRSVEDSGQAFDTIQREDVGIKLRIRPQINEGNAVRLEIAQEVSQIAPGVTGAADIVTNTRNLSTHVMVDDDQLIVLGGLIDDQMVETRDQVPGLGNIPGLGRLFRYDTARQEKRNLMIFIRPVIVRDSMVAESLTHGKYSFIRDQQLKEQQTKRGLVSRDQVPVLPDWNYLLSLPAPFENALQGKPPSQTRIPAPPGS is encoded by the coding sequence ATGCCCCAGTTTTCCCGCCGTGCCCTGCCTCTGGTATTGAGTCTCGGTCTGCTCAGTGCTGGCCTCAGCTTGCCTGTCAGTGCCATGACTGTAGAAAATCCGGACGAAGAGCTGACACTCAATTTGCGTGATGCCGAAATCAACGGACTGATCGAAATTGTCAGTCAGGAGATTGGTATCAACTTTATTGTCGATCCCCGCGTGCGCGGTCAGGTCAATGTTGTATCCGGTGCGCCGATTCGACGTGGTGATCTCTATGACCTGTTTCTCGGCGTGCTCAAATCCTATGGCTTTGCCGCTGTCGAAGGTGCTGATGGGTCGGTGCGAATTGTGCCGGATATCCAGGCCAAGGAAAATGAAGTCCCCGGCTTGACCGCCGACTCACGTGGCGACGATATGATTACTCATGTCATCAGCGTCAAACATATCAATGCCGGTCAGCTGGTGCGTATTTTGCGCCCTCTGGTGCCGAAAGGCGGGCACCTGGCTGCGGCGGCCGAGTCCAACAGTCTGGTGATTGCCGATACGGCAGCCAATGTTCGCCGTATTCAGAGCCTGATTGAGCGCATTGACCTCGAATCCATGGAGGATTTCGAGCTGGTTAAACTGCAACACGGTTCGGCCGTTGACATGGTTCGCATCATCGAGGGTCTGGATGCTCAACCGGGTGAAGAGTTCAATCAGCGCAGTCGGCTTATCGCCGATGAACGCACCAATACAGTGGTCTTGCGCGGCGACCCGGAAACCCGCCGAGCTCTGCGCAGCATGATAGAACGCCTGGATGTGGAGGGAGAAGGTGGTGCCACGCAGGTGCATTATCTGCGCTACGCCAACGCCGAAGAAGTGGCTGAAGTCCTGCGCGGTATTGCTGAAGGTCGTGATGAGCCCCAATACCAGCAAACGGGCAGCTCATCGGCGGGTGGCTCAACAAGCTCCAGCAGCCGACAGCAAAACCTTATTCGCATTCAGGCGCACGAGAGTACCAATTCGGTCGTCATTTTCGGGCCGGCGGAAATCAGCCGCGAGTTGTCCGGTATTATCCGCCAGCTGGATATTCGCCGTGCCCAGGTATTGGTCGAAGCCGTCATTGCCGAAGTTTCCTATGATCGGGCGCGCGAGCTGGGCGTACAGTGGGGCTTTGGCAATGAACGTACCGGCGTGGGCATCATCAACTTCAATCGCAGTCAGGGCCTGCTTGATCTGGGCGCTGGCATCAACTCTTTCCTCGAAGGCAATATCTCCTCGCCGCCGTCGATTGGCAGTGGTGCGACCCTCGGCGGTATCGGCAGTCTGGGCAGTTCACAGATTGCCCTGCTGGTCAGCGCATTGCAGGGCGACAGTTCGAGCAATATTCTCTCCACTCCCAGCCTGCTGACCCTGGACAACGAAGAAGCGGAAATCGTGGTGGGCCAGAATGTGCCCTTCGTGGTCGGGCGTTCGGTGGAAGACTCCGGCCAGGCATTCGATACCATTCAGCGTGAAGATGTCGGCATCAAGCTGCGCATCCGTCCGCAAATCAATGAAGGCAATGCCGTGCGCCTGGAGATTGCCCAGGAAGTCTCGCAGATTGCTCCCGGTGTAACGGGTGCGGCGGATATCGTTACCAATACCCGCAACCTGAGCACGCACGTCATGGTCGATGATGATCAGTTGATTGTACTCGGCGGTCTGATTGACGATCAGATGGTGGAAACCCGCGATCAGGTGCCCGGGCTGGGGAATATTCCCGGCTTGGGGCGGCTGTTCCGTTATGACACTGCACGGCAGGAAAAACGCAACCTGATGATATTTATCCGCCCGGTCATCGTGCGCGACAGCATGGTCGCGGAAAGCCTGACCCACGGTAAATACAGCTTCATTCGCGACCAGCAGCTCAAGGAGCAGCAGACCAAGCGTGGCCTGGTATCGCGTGATCAGGTGCCGGTGTTGCCGGACTGGAACTATTTGCTGTCCCTGCCAGCCCCTTTTGAAAACGCATTGCAGGGCAAGCCGCCGTCGCAAACCCGCATCCCCGCGCCGCCGGGTTCCTGA
- the gspC gene encoding type II secretion system protein GspC: MPLAARIPLDTLLRFATLLLALVCALLLARLTWIVLEPSIMLPAYEPPTAASASAGERNRRSAGFAELARLSVFGQAAQSAGVVTIDAPDTSLNWVLKGVFADPDPARSAAILTTQGQSERLYRVGADLPGNVRLDQVLGDRVLLARDGVLETLRLQKRSEQRSGSRAGSSSAAPERMVDIPSEDMGGMPRIDREAWTSDPQRFLEVVSANPVMVDGEVYGLEVNPARNEREFTAAGLEPGDVIISVEGTPVAEINDYRDILQELGSSSSVALYLERNGEPLSLTISLD, encoded by the coding sequence ATGCCGTTGGCTGCCCGGATACCCTTGGATACCTTGCTGCGTTTCGCAACTTTGCTGTTGGCACTGGTCTGTGCACTGCTGTTGGCCCGTCTGACCTGGATAGTACTCGAACCATCCATCATGTTGCCTGCTTACGAGCCGCCGACCGCTGCTTCGGCATCAGCCGGTGAGCGTAATCGTCGCAGCGCCGGCTTTGCCGAATTGGCTCGCCTGTCGGTTTTTGGTCAGGCAGCTCAAAGCGCTGGCGTCGTTACCATTGATGCCCCCGACACCTCCCTCAACTGGGTTCTGAAAGGGGTTTTTGCCGATCCTGATCCAGCGCGCAGCGCCGCTATTCTTACCACTCAGGGTCAGAGTGAGCGCCTCTATCGCGTCGGTGCCGACCTGCCGGGGAATGTACGCCTTGATCAGGTACTGGGTGATCGGGTTCTGCTGGCACGCGACGGTGTTCTGGAAACCCTGAGATTGCAGAAGCGTTCAGAGCAGCGCTCCGGCAGTCGCGCCGGAAGTTCGTCGGCGGCGCCAGAGCGAATGGTGGATATCCCCAGCGAAGATATGGGTGGCATGCCGCGAATCGATCGCGAGGCCTGGACCAGCGATCCGCAGCGTTTTCTCGAGGTGGTCAGTGCCAATCCGGTGATGGTTGACGGTGAAGTGTATGGGCTCGAGGTCAACCCGGCACGCAATGAACGCGAATTTACCGCAGCGGGCCTGGAACCCGGAGATGTCATCATTTCCGTGGAAGGCACGCCGGTAGCCGAAATCAACGATTACCGCGATATTTTGCAAGAGCTGGGCAGTTCCAGCTCGGTTGCGCTCTACCTTGAGCGCAACGGTGAACCCTTAAGCCTAACGATCAGTCTGGATTGA
- a CDS encoding twin-arginine translocase TatA/TatE family subunit: MGTSGVSIGSLLMVLVIVMLLFGSRRLRTIGSDLGGVVHGFRSAVSDTEQPDASNRTSSEKQVSVLLKQQSR, from the coding sequence ATGGGTACCAGCGGAGTAAGTATCGGGTCGCTATTGATGGTGCTGGTGATCGTGATGCTGCTGTTTGGCAGCAGACGATTGCGGACCATAGGCAGCGATCTGGGTGGGGTTGTTCATGGTTTTCGCTCGGCGGTCAGTGACACTGAGCAGCCGGACGCAAGCAACAGGACAAGCAGTGAGAAACAGGTTTCCGTGCTGTTGAAACAACAAAGCCGCTGA